A portion of the uncultured Draconibacterium sp. genome contains these proteins:
- a CDS encoding DUF3320 domain-containing protein encodes MDLTIVAPKVDTVYTPAVNYAIQQNKIPLVRKIVIENTSENDWENLTVTIESDPEFVRKWEQHIQYLPKGQSIELNVDGIKLSAKYLSDLTEKLAGEFSLQLSENDGEILFQENYSVDILAYDQWNGIGVLPEMLAAFVTPNHPQISKILSIASKFLENWTGDPSFDAYQSLNPDRVRKQMAAIYEAIAELDIVYCSPPASFEREGQRIRLCDTIFSQKLATCIDMALLYASCLEAVGLNPLIIVIKGHAFVGSWLIDETFADSVNDDVSLIKKRTASGINEIALVESTLMNAGQNRSFDDAVNNANYKLVNEDNFILFVDIKRARFGQIKPLPQRIKTDGGWEIVVEPEKSRPNYIPDDIFVDSLNIPDSQESLTKQKLWERKLLDLSLRNNLLNLRVTQSTIQLISVSLNLFEDALADGAEFQVLPKPEEWVNPLSVSGVYQSVNMADPVVGLLKDELEHKRLRSYLTDGELSKALTKLYRASRLSLEENGANTLYLALGFLKWYESDRSELPRYAPILLLPIEIIRKSAQKGYVIRSREEETLMNITLLEMLRQDFEIVIGGLDELPKDESGVDVKRIFNIVRKGIMSQPRWDVEEQAFLGTFSFSKFIMWNDIHNNADKLKENKIVESLISGAISWDAEESLIEEINLDQQYSPSDVALPISADSSQLEAICDAVQDKSFILHGPPGTGKSQTITNIIANALYQGKRVLFVAEKMAALSVVQKRLADIGLDPFCLELHSNKSKKSAVLEQLQKTTEVVKKTSPEEFTTEAERLHSLRTELNNYVESLHKRHSCGFSLYDCFTGYAQLNGAPDSIMLEGRQIQALSGEMFEEWCDTIEELQNAGSLCGHPHKHPLSEINTTNYSQSIKSNALELINEYIELLSQFKENRETLCELLKIDTRIAKQEQDQSINILADLLTKLPDTPPEIITAGNVDSTLGELIVLAGHGRKRDDYKKSLLNDFNNQVLLYNAESGLSAWNRASEKWLLAKWFEQNKIVKALRTFSKTGKVNKQDAPKILELVINYTREQEVLDNNADTITRLLGFLWKNGTCNWEILVDICKSVIEIHRQTISITADPFKAKQIRENIASGLSDGIRTYLQINGKVFTNYIATQQQLTQIENQLCELLKIKFGTENNTEQDWIDIWQNKAISWKKNVDALRDWTTWNQAVEKAEENELAAVVAAFKKGELQSDQVLNSFKKSIYRQCSELIISADTNLSTFNGKLFENKIRKFKEKSKYFEELTKAELFAKLASGIPSFARGAANSSEMGILQRAIRSKGRGMSVRHLFDLIPNLLPRLCPCMLMSPISVAQYFEADLSRFDLVVFDEASQMPTCEAVGAIARGKNVVVVGDPKQMPPTSFFSTNKFDEENADKEDLESILDDCLALSIPSKHLLWHYRSKHESLIAFSNSNYYENKLMTFPSPDDLATKVSYVHVPGYYDRGKTRQNKFEAAAIVEEVLKRLSDPVLSQRSIGIVTFSSAQQNLIEDLLNESLKNQPELDAIAMESSEPIFIKNLENVQGDERDVILFSMGYGPDKDGHVTLNFGPLNREGGWRRLNVAVSRARYEMKVYSTFRSDQIDITRTASEGVAGIKAFLEYAEKGKIVLTQKNYERKAKRNSFEKLVAEEIEKAGYTVHTDVGCSGYRIDIGVVNPENTSEYILGILTDGNNYRSATTAKDREVVRMDVLKLLGWNIYKLWSPDWWDNPKRIVQEILDAIQSALIPKESIPEPETQTESEAVSKNEQFAEVKLQGITQQIIQPETKEDEKYLVCNLPYISLIVSDEFFDTRYTNRILEQINNVIEIEAPISQTLLSRRILNAWGITRLGVRLNSHLLSQYKRLNLKQTGQNGSVFYWRQDQEPENYDKFRVPGDDSDKRNADDLPKEEIVAGIREILYNQISLPEEDLVREVARLFGYARIGGNVEQAMKLGIKYAAQKGIVKNNNDRIILT; translated from the coding sequence ATGGACCTAACTATAGTTGCACCCAAAGTTGACACGGTTTATACACCAGCTGTTAATTATGCTATTCAGCAGAATAAAATTCCATTAGTTCGAAAGATTGTAATAGAAAATACCAGCGAAAATGACTGGGAAAACTTAACTGTTACTATTGAATCTGATCCTGAATTTGTAAGGAAGTGGGAACAGCATATTCAATATCTACCCAAGGGACAGAGCATTGAATTGAACGTTGATGGAATAAAGCTTTCTGCTAAATATCTTTCAGATTTAACTGAAAAGTTAGCTGGTGAGTTTAGCTTACAATTGTCAGAAAACGATGGCGAAATTTTATTTCAGGAGAATTATTCCGTTGATATACTAGCTTATGACCAATGGAATGGTATAGGAGTTTTGCCGGAGATGTTAGCTGCTTTCGTAACTCCAAATCATCCGCAAATTTCAAAGATTCTTTCAATTGCTTCTAAATTTCTTGAAAACTGGACTGGTGATCCCTCATTCGATGCTTATCAAAGTCTGAATCCTGACCGGGTTCGAAAACAGATGGCCGCAATATATGAGGCGATCGCTGAGCTCGACATTGTTTACTGTTCACCTCCGGCAAGTTTTGAGAGAGAAGGGCAGCGAATCAGGTTGTGTGATACTATTTTCTCGCAGAAACTTGCGACCTGCATCGATATGGCACTTTTATACGCCAGTTGTCTTGAAGCAGTTGGTTTGAATCCACTCATAATTGTCATTAAAGGTCATGCATTTGTTGGTAGTTGGCTTATTGATGAGACATTTGCTGATAGTGTTAATGATGATGTTTCATTAATAAAAAAGCGAACAGCATCAGGAATAAACGAAATAGCCCTGGTCGAATCTACGCTCATGAATGCTGGACAAAATCGGTCTTTTGATGATGCAGTGAATAATGCCAATTATAAATTAGTAAACGAAGATAATTTTATTCTTTTCGTTGATATAAAACGGGCACGCTTTGGGCAAATAAAACCTTTACCTCAAAGAATCAAAACGGACGGAGGTTGGGAAATTGTTGTTGAACCGGAAAAATCGAGGCCAAATTATATCCCCGATGATATTTTTGTGGACTCATTAAATATACCTGACAGTCAAGAATCTCTAACCAAACAGAAATTATGGGAACGTAAACTTCTGGATTTGAGTTTACGCAATAACTTATTAAACCTTCGGGTAACTCAAAGTACGATTCAGCTCATTTCAGTAAGTCTTAATTTGTTCGAAGATGCTTTGGCAGATGGAGCCGAATTTCAGGTTTTACCAAAACCGGAGGAATGGGTAAATCCATTAAGTGTCTCTGGAGTTTATCAATCGGTAAACATGGCTGATCCGGTTGTTGGTTTATTAAAAGATGAGCTTGAACATAAACGCTTACGATCTTATCTTACTGATGGAGAACTTTCAAAAGCACTTACTAAACTATACCGGGCCAGCCGATTGTCGCTGGAAGAAAATGGTGCAAACACACTCTACCTTGCTTTAGGCTTTTTAAAATGGTACGAATCGGATAGAAGTGAACTTCCACGTTATGCTCCAATATTGTTGTTGCCTATTGAAATCATTCGTAAATCTGCTCAAAAAGGATATGTAATTCGAAGTAGGGAAGAAGAAACATTAATGAATATCACGCTTCTAGAGATGCTTCGTCAAGATTTCGAGATAGTGATTGGAGGACTGGATGAATTACCAAAAGATGAAAGTGGGGTAGATGTCAAACGTATCTTTAATATTGTCCGTAAAGGCATTATGTCACAACCTAGATGGGACGTTGAGGAACAAGCGTTTCTTGGTACTTTTTCATTCAGTAAGTTTATCATGTGGAATGATATTCATAATAATGCAGATAAGCTTAAGGAAAATAAAATTGTAGAAAGTCTCATTTCCGGAGCTATATCATGGGATGCAGAAGAATCGCTTATTGAAGAAATTAATCTTGACCAACAATATTCGCCTTCAGATGTGGCTTTGCCCATTAGCGCAGATTCTTCCCAGCTGGAAGCAATATGCGATGCCGTTCAGGATAAAAGTTTTATTCTACATGGACCTCCTGGAACGGGGAAATCGCAAACCATTACAAATATTATAGCAAATGCCCTTTATCAGGGTAAAAGGGTACTTTTTGTGGCCGAGAAGATGGCGGCACTCTCGGTCGTTCAGAAACGGCTGGCAGACATCGGGCTCGATCCTTTCTGTCTGGAACTTCATTCCAATAAGTCCAAAAAGTCAGCTGTGCTGGAACAACTACAAAAGACAACTGAAGTTGTAAAGAAGACATCGCCGGAAGAATTTACCACTGAAGCAGAAAGGTTACATTCACTTAGAACAGAACTGAATAACTACGTTGAGTCTTTACACAAACGACACTCCTGTGGATTCTCCTTGTATGACTGTTTTACCGGATATGCACAATTAAACGGAGCTCCTGATTCTATAATGCTTGAAGGCCGGCAAATACAAGCTTTGTCGGGAGAAATGTTTGAAGAATGGTGTGATACTATTGAAGAACTTCAAAATGCCGGATCTCTGTGTGGCCATCCCCACAAGCATCCTTTATCAGAAATCAATACAACCAATTATAGCCAGTCAATCAAATCAAATGCACTTGAGTTAATTAATGAATATATAGAATTACTAAGTCAATTTAAGGAAAATAGGGAAACACTGTGTGAGCTATTAAAAATTGATACACGCATAGCTAAGCAGGAACAGGATCAATCAATAAATATTCTTGCTGATCTGCTTACAAAATTACCAGATACTCCACCGGAAATTATTACAGCTGGTAATGTTGACAGCACACTCGGAGAATTGATTGTTCTCGCAGGTCATGGAAGAAAACGAGACGATTATAAAAAATCTTTATTAAACGACTTCAATAATCAAGTATTGCTTTATAATGCAGAATCCGGGTTGTCAGCCTGGAATAGGGCATCTGAAAAATGGCTTTTAGCTAAATGGTTCGAGCAAAATAAAATAGTTAAAGCGTTAAGGACATTTTCTAAAACAGGGAAGGTAAATAAACAAGATGCTCCTAAAATACTGGAGTTGGTGATTAATTACACCAGGGAACAAGAAGTGTTAGATAATAATGCTGATACGATTACAAGGTTGCTGGGATTTTTATGGAAGAACGGAACGTGCAACTGGGAAATTCTGGTTGATATTTGTAAATCAGTAATTGAAATACATAGACAAACCATTTCAATTACTGCGGATCCTTTTAAAGCCAAGCAAATTCGAGAAAATATTGCATCAGGACTTTCGGATGGAATCAGAACCTATCTACAGATAAATGGAAAGGTCTTTACAAATTATATTGCTACCCAGCAACAGCTAACCCAAATTGAAAACCAACTTTGCGAATTATTAAAAATCAAATTTGGAACTGAGAATAATACGGAACAAGATTGGATCGATATTTGGCAAAATAAGGCAATCTCATGGAAGAAAAATGTAGACGCACTAAGGGATTGGACTACCTGGAATCAGGCAGTTGAGAAAGCGGAAGAAAATGAATTAGCGGCTGTGGTTGCAGCATTCAAAAAAGGAGAGCTCCAAAGCGATCAAGTATTAAATTCGTTTAAGAAATCCATTTATCGTCAGTGTTCAGAATTAATTATATCGGCTGATACTAATCTGTCGACATTTAATGGGAAATTATTTGAAAATAAAATCAGGAAGTTTAAAGAGAAAAGCAAGTATTTTGAAGAGCTCACCAAGGCTGAACTTTTTGCAAAGTTAGCATCGGGGATACCTTCTTTTGCGCGAGGAGCTGCCAATAGTTCTGAGATGGGCATACTTCAACGAGCTATACGAAGTAAAGGCCGGGGAATGTCAGTTCGTCATCTTTTTGATTTGATTCCGAACTTATTGCCTCGTTTGTGCCCTTGTATGTTGATGAGCCCGATTTCTGTAGCTCAGTATTTTGAAGCAGATCTGTCCAGATTTGATCTTGTTGTTTTTGACGAAGCATCTCAGATGCCTACTTGCGAAGCTGTTGGAGCAATTGCAAGGGGCAAAAATGTCGTTGTGGTAGGAGATCCAAAACAAATGCCGCCAACAAGTTTCTTTTCAACGAATAAGTTTGATGAAGAGAATGCAGATAAAGAGGATTTGGAAAGTATTCTGGATGATTGTCTTGCGCTGTCCATCCCTTCTAAACATCTTTTATGGCACTATCGGAGTAAACATGAAAGTTTGATTGCATTTAGTAATTCCAATTATTACGAAAATAAGTTGATGACTTTTCCTTCACCTGATGATTTAGCAACCAAAGTAAGCTATGTGCATGTACCGGGGTATTATGATCGGGGAAAAACAAGACAGAATAAATTCGAAGCTGCCGCAATTGTGGAAGAAGTCCTGAAACGGTTATCTGATCCTGTGCTGTCCCAACGAAGTATCGGTATCGTGACTTTTAGCTCTGCACAACAAAATCTTATAGAAGACTTGCTTAATGAATCATTAAAAAATCAACCGGAATTAGATGCCATTGCAATGGAATCATCTGAACCAATATTTATCAAAAATTTGGAGAATGTACAGGGTGATGAACGTGACGTGATTCTTTTTTCGATGGGATACGGGCCGGATAAAGATGGCCATGTAACCTTAAATTTCGGACCACTTAACCGTGAAGGAGGATGGAGGAGATTAAATGTTGCAGTTTCCCGGGCACGTTACGAGATGAAAGTTTATTCAACGTTTCGTTCAGATCAGATTGACATAACCAGAACAGCTTCAGAAGGAGTCGCCGGAATTAAAGCTTTCCTGGAGTATGCTGAGAAAGGTAAGATTGTTCTAACTCAGAAAAATTATGAAAGAAAGGCGAAGAGAAATTCATTTGAAAAGCTGGTTGCTGAGGAAATTGAAAAAGCAGGATATACTGTTCATACCGATGTTGGCTGTTCAGGTTATCGTATTGATATTGGTGTTGTAAATCCGGAAAATACCTCTGAATATATTCTGGGAATCCTGACGGATGGAAATAATTACCGGTCGGCAACAACAGCAAAAGATAGGGAAGTAGTTCGAATGGACGTACTAAAACTCCTGGGATGGAACATTTATAAGCTATGGTCGCCAGATTGGTGGGATAATCCCAAAAGAATCGTACAAGAAATATTGGATGCCATTCAGAGTGCTCTTATTCCAAAAGAATCAATCCCGGAACCGGAAACACAGACAGAATCTGAAGCTGTATCGAAAAACGAACAATTTGCTGAAGTTAAACTTCAGGGTATAACCCAACAAATTATTCAACCAGAGACAAAAGAAGATGAGAAGTATTTGGTTTGTAATCTACCTTATATCTCCCTAATTGTTTCTGATGAATTTTTTGATACGCGATATACCAATAGAATTCTTGAACAAATTAATAATGTAATTGAGATTGAAGCTCCCATAAGTCAAACTCTATTGTCAAGGAGAATATTGAATGCATGGGGTATTACAAGGTTGGGTGTAAGACTAAATAGTCATCTTTTGTCCCAGTATAAAAGACTAAATCTGAAACAAACCGGGCAGAATGGAAGTGTCTTTTATTGGCGGCAAGATCAGGAACCTGAGAATTACGACAAATTCAGAGTTCCTGGTGATGATTCAGATAAACGAAATGCTGATGATCTTCCAAAGGAGGAAATCGTAGCTGGTATCAGGGAAATACTTTATAACCAGATAAGTCTGCCGGAAGAAGACCTGGTTCGTGAAGTAGCACGATTATTTGGTTACGCCCGAATTGGTGGGAATGTGGAACAAGCGATGAAGTTGGGAATTAAATATGCAGCACAGAAAGGAATAGTAAAAAATAATAACGATCGAATAATTTTAACCTAA
- a CDS encoding exonuclease domain-containing protein, which yields MNFVAIDVETAQGSRWSICQIGLAIVEDGEITQTISRLVQPPRNEYSEWNIRVHGITPDMTSSAPYFKDVWNEIRPLVEGNKLVAHNSSFDINCLEQTLDFYGLSIPNMECDCTYARTGVKLNEICDAFEIEFTNHHNAVSDAEACAKVYLNLLKGIEPDFSKIAPRSVKSENFFQQEGHERLCGNVLKPDLENADSSSPFYAKKVVFTGVLNTIKRKEAAAMVKKLGADIDTAITKRTDFVITGSAPGPSKMKKIEQFNYQGCNIMIIYEEEFLKMCKGDSFIDSYKK from the coding sequence ATGAATTTTGTAGCGATTGATGTTGAAACGGCTCAGGGAAGCCGTTGGAGTATTTGCCAGATTGGGCTGGCTATTGTTGAAGACGGAGAAATTACTCAAACAATCTCACGACTTGTACAACCTCCCCGGAACGAGTATTCGGAATGGAACATCAGGGTGCATGGAATTACCCCTGACATGACCTCGAGTGCACCATATTTCAAGGATGTTTGGAACGAAATACGACCATTGGTAGAGGGAAATAAACTTGTTGCACACAATTCATCATTCGATATCAATTGTTTGGAACAGACCCTGGATTTTTATGGGCTCTCAATACCAAATATGGAATGTGACTGTACCTATGCCAGAACCGGAGTAAAACTCAACGAAATTTGTGACGCTTTTGAGATTGAGTTCACAAACCACCACAATGCGGTAAGTGATGCTGAAGCCTGCGCCAAAGTTTATCTTAATTTGCTAAAGGGAATAGAACCAGATTTCTCAAAAATTGCTCCTAGATCTGTTAAATCTGAAAATTTCTTCCAGCAGGAAGGCCATGAACGACTTTGTGGTAATGTTTTAAAACCTGACTTGGAGAATGCTGATAGCAGCAGTCCGTTTTATGCGAAGAAGGTTGTATTTACAGGTGTGCTGAACACTATAAAAAGGAAAGAGGCTGCTGCCATGGTAAAGAAACTAGGTGCAGACATTGATACTGCGATTACCAAACGCACTGATTTTGTTATTACTGGTTCTGCTCCCGGGCCTTCCAAAATGAAAAAGATAGAGCAGTTTAATTATCAGGGATGCAATATCATGATTATTTATGAAGAGGAGTTTTTGAAGATGTGTAAGGGTGATTCATTCATAGATAGCTATAAAAAATGA
- a CDS encoding AAA family ATPase — MKLYRLKIKGFRRLKEVEIIFGDATFLIGQNNAGKSSTLKAIELLLSAKKQLDSSDYHSVVDNETGETKPDTTTIIIEGEFRNLPEEANNWRGFKGRIFKYETEDETGLSVTYRKTFNLGSDVKIEFRSKERELIGDFEDCKTPNDYIKAGIDAELITELFPELDKAVGKSKAALGKLESIDEIWQLKDEEVWFQNPGGIPGNVLKMLPRYLLIPVDSAINEIQGSGSGVLGKTLNELFETVREGSENFKSAQEYLDKLAKELDPADHDSEFGKMMIELNEVLGSVFPESKLHASTDLSDPSKVLKPSFNVEMSSNIRTPVQNQGTGMVRAAVFGMLRFRQKWLSQKEDDTTRSLIICFEEPEIYLHPSAANQMRDAIYDLSSSSSQIIASTHSPFIIDISRKPKQVLNRLSEVEDSILNEAFTVTEAFKALLDEDKDYVKMLLKIDDYMSRAFFTKNIVIVEGDTEDILIRETLSRLPKMEFLKLVSNFEIIKARGKAAMIGLIKYLTSMGLKPIVVHDRDGGIEGAEKFNEPISKALGENGRIVLMCENVEDELGYSVSSEKPFKAYLETKKWGENWEGIPDNWRQKIKEIFGEFVS, encoded by the coding sequence ATGAAATTATATAGACTAAAGATAAAAGGTTTTAGAAGGCTTAAAGAGGTCGAAATTATTTTTGGCGATGCAACATTCTTAATTGGACAGAACAATGCAGGTAAAAGCTCAACATTAAAGGCAATTGAGTTATTATTGTCGGCGAAGAAACAGTTGGATAGTTCTGATTATCATTCAGTAGTTGATAATGAAACCGGTGAAACAAAGCCAGATACAACAACAATAATTATCGAAGGTGAATTCAGAAATTTACCTGAAGAAGCGAATAATTGGAGGGGATTTAAAGGTCGCATCTTTAAATATGAAACGGAAGATGAAACAGGATTGTCGGTTACCTATCGGAAAACATTTAATCTAGGAAGCGATGTCAAAATTGAGTTTAGGTCAAAGGAAAGGGAACTAATCGGTGATTTTGAGGATTGTAAAACACCAAATGATTATATTAAGGCAGGGATAGATGCAGAACTAATAACTGAGTTATTCCCTGAATTAGATAAAGCAGTTGGAAAAAGTAAGGCTGCCTTAGGTAAACTTGAATCAATCGATGAAATCTGGCAATTAAAAGATGAAGAAGTTTGGTTTCAAAATCCAGGAGGAATCCCTGGGAATGTGTTAAAAATGCTTCCACGCTATTTGTTGATTCCTGTGGACTCTGCAATTAATGAAATTCAGGGATCAGGAAGTGGAGTTTTAGGAAAAACCTTGAACGAATTATTTGAAACAGTTAGAGAAGGCTCGGAAAATTTCAAATCAGCCCAAGAATATCTTGATAAACTGGCGAAGGAACTAGATCCGGCTGATCATGATTCAGAGTTTGGTAAAATGATGATTGAACTTAATGAGGTACTTGGAAGTGTATTCCCAGAATCAAAGTTACATGCTTCCACTGACTTGAGTGATCCTTCAAAAGTTTTAAAGCCTTCTTTTAATGTCGAGATGTCTAGTAATATTCGTACGCCAGTTCAAAACCAAGGTACAGGAATGGTTCGAGCTGCGGTTTTTGGAATGTTAAGATTTAGACAGAAGTGGTTGTCACAAAAGGAAGATGATACTACTCGATCGTTAATAATCTGTTTTGAAGAACCTGAGATATACCTTCACCCAAGTGCTGCGAATCAAATGAGAGATGCCATCTATGATTTAAGTAGTTCAAGCTCTCAAATCATAGCATCGACCCATTCTCCGTTTATTATAGATATTTCAAGAAAACCAAAACAAGTTCTAAACAGGCTTAGTGAAGTGGAAGACTCAATACTAAACGAAGCATTTACAGTAACAGAGGCTTTTAAAGCCCTCCTTGATGAAGACAAGGACTATGTAAAAATGTTATTGAAAATTGACGATTATATGTCACGGGCATTTTTTACAAAAAATATCGTTATTGTGGAAGGTGATACAGAAGATATTCTAATTAGAGAAACTTTGTCAAGGCTGCCAAAGATGGAATTCTTAAAATTAGTTTCCAATTTTGAAATAATTAAAGCAAGAGGCAAAGCAGCGATGATTGGTTTGATAAAGTATTTGACTTCCATGGGATTAAAGCCGATTGTTGTCCACGATAGAGATGGAGGAATTGAAGGGGCCGAAAAGTTTAATGAACCAATATCTAAGGCGCTAGGAGAAAATGGAAGAATTGTTTTGATGTGTGAAAATGTTGAGGATGAATTAGGTTATTCAGTTAGTTCAGAGAAGCCTTTTAAAGCATACTTAGAAACAAAAAAATGGGGTGAGAATTGGGAAGGTATTCCTGATAATTGGAGACAAAAAATTAAAGAGATTTTTGGTGAATTTGTGTCATAA